One window of the Triticum dicoccoides isolate Atlit2015 ecotype Zavitan chromosome 3B, WEW_v2.0, whole genome shotgun sequence genome contains the following:
- the LOC119274931 gene encoding xyloglucan endotransglycosylase/hydrolase protein 8-like has product MARCFLAVLAVALALLQVASAKSWLDKRFNTDGTVRTGYDASGQQVVMLNLNQQSGAAGFNSKEQFLYGEFSIQMKLIPGNSAGTVSCFYLSSGDDEWRDEIDMEFMGNSTGHPVVLNTNVWANGDGKKEHQFDLWFDPAADYHTYTIIWNPHNILFKVDNLFIRSFKRFAGLPYPSSKPMRLHATLWDGSYWATEKGKIPINWSNAPFVVSYRNFYANACVSGGACHTGSGRWMNKQLDGAEWGTVKWAERSYMRYNYCDDGYRFPQGLPIECSRY; this is encoded by the exons ATGGCACGGTGTTTTCTGGCTGTGCTCGCCGTGGCCCTGGCGCTCTTGCAGGTTGCCTCAGCCAAGTCCTGGCTCGACAAGAGGTTCAACACCGACGGCACCGTCCGCACGGGATACGACGCCTCAGGCCAGCAGGTGGTGATGCTCAACCTCAACCAGCAATCCGGCGCCGCCGGCTTCAACTCCAAGGAGCAGTTCCTCTACGGTGAGTTCAGCATCCAGATGAAGCTCATCCCCGGAAACTCCGCCGGCACCGTCTCCTGCTTCTAC CTTTCTTCCGGTGACGACGAGTGGCGCGACGAGATCGACATGGAGTTCATGGGCAACTCGACGGGCCACCCGGTGGTGCTCAACACGAACGTGTGGGCCAACGGCGACGGCAAGAAGGAGCACCAGTTCGACCTCTGGTTCGACCCGGCCGCCGACTACCACACCTACACCATCATATGGAACCCGCATAACATCCTCTTCAAGGTCGACAACCTCTTCATCCGGTCCTTCAAGCGCTTTGCCGGCCTCCCCTACCCTAGCTCCAAGCCCATGAGGCTGCACGCCACGCTCTGGGACGGCAGCTACTGGGCAACGGAGAAGGGCAAGATCCCGATCAACTGGTCCAACGCGCCCTTCGTCGTCTCCTACCGCAACTTCTATGCCAACGCTTGCGTCAGCGGCGGCGCGTGCCATACCGGCAGCGGCAGGTGGATGAACAAGCAGCTCGACGGCGCCGAGTGGGGCACCGTCAAGTGGGCGGAGCGCAGTTACATGCGCTACAACTACTGCGACGATGGGTACAGGTTCCCGCAGGGGCTCCCCATCGAGTGCAGCCGCTACTGA
- the LOC119274932 gene encoding xyloglucan endotransglycosylase/hydrolase protein 8-like, with amino-acid sequence MARHFLAMLAVVLALSQATSAKPWLDDKFNTDGNVRTGYDASGEQVVTLSLDQHSGAGFNSDEQYLYGEFSIQMKLIQGNSAGTVSCFYLSSGDGDGHDEIDMEFMGNSSGPGHPVVLNTNVWVNGDGKKEHQFNLWFDPAADFHTYTIIWNPENILFKVDNLFIRSFKRFAGIPYTSSKPMRLHATLWDGSFWATEKGKVPIDWSNAPFNVLYRNYYANACVSGGACHAGSDGWMNRQLEGAEWGTVKWAERSYMSYNYCEDGYRFPQGFPAECSRY; translated from the exons ATGGCACGGCATTTTCTGGCCATGCTCGCCGTCGTCCTGGCGCTCTCGCAGGCCACCTCGGCCAAGCCCTGGCTCGACGATAAGTTCAACACGGACGGCAATGTCCGGACCGGATATGACGCTTCGGGCGAGCAGGTGGTGACGCTCAGCCTCGACCAGCACTCGGGCGCCGGCTTCAACTCCGATGAGCAATACCTCTACGGTGAGTTCAGCATCCAGATGAAGCTCATTCAGGGAAACTCCGCCGGCACCGTCTCCTGCTTCTAC CTTTCTTCCGGTGATGGCGATGGGCACGACGAGATCGACATGGAGTTCATGGGCAACTCCAGCGGTCCTGGCCATCCAGTGGTGCTCAACACCAACGTGTGGGTCAACGGCGACGGTAAGAAGGAGCACCAGTTCAACCTCTGGTTCGACCCCGCCGCCGATTTCCACACCTACACCATCATCTGGAACCCGGAGAACATCCTCTTCAAGGTGGACAACCTCTTCATCCGGTCCTTCAAGCGCTTCGCCGGCATCCCCTACACTAGCTCCAAGCCCATGAGGCTGCACGCCACGCTGTGGGACGGCAGCTTCTGGGCGACTGAGAAGGGCAAGGTCCCCATCGACTGGTCCAATGCACCCTTCAACGTTTTGTACCGCAACTACTACGCCAACGCCTGTGTCAGCGGTGGCGCGTGCCATGCCGGCAGCGACGGGTGGATGAATAGGCAGCTCGAGGGCGCCGAGTGGGGAACCGTGAAGTGGGCGGAGCGCAGTTACATGAGCTACAACTACTGCGAGGATGGGTACAGGTTCCCGCAGGGGTTCCCCGCCGAGTGCAGCCGCTACTGA